One genomic region from Oculatellaceae cyanobacterium encodes:
- a CDS encoding pre-16S rRNA-processing nuclease YqgF produces MILGFDPGKDKCGLAVVGLDRKLLYHEVVSSASAIATIQTLCEKFAISTLVMGDQTTAKTWKQKLTSELESIPIVMVDERYSSLEARDRYWQMYPPKGITSLIPQGFRQPPRPIDDIVAILLIERYLKIANKN; encoded by the coding sequence ATGATTTTGGGTTTTGATCCAGGAAAAGACAAGTGTGGTTTAGCTGTTGTGGGGTTAGACAGAAAACTGCTTTACCATGAAGTTGTGTCATCAGCGAGTGCGATCGCCACTATCCAAACGTTATGTGAAAAATTTGCCATTTCTACTTTAGTAATGGGAGATCAAACCACAGCAAAAACTTGGAAACAGAAACTCACTAGCGAATTAGAATCAATTCCGATTGTAATGGTAGATGAACGTTACAGCAGCTTAGAAGCACGTGATCGCTACTGGCAAATGTATCCGCCTAAAGGTATTACTAGCCTAATACCACAAGGATTTAGGCAACCTCCCCGACCAATAGATGATATTGTTGCTATTTTGCTAATTGAAAGATATCTAAAAATAGCAAATAAAAATTAA
- a CDS encoding DUF3146 family protein has protein sequence MSSKYLPETIAHVRITQHSWQLGTIEGEVSAGEFVWEFYWCFRQDELVVKPSMGRALIQEPLGRFLEQQDYQLEPGGDYAFTIRAQL, from the coding sequence GTGAGTTCTAAGTATCTGCCAGAAACCATTGCCCATGTCAGGATTACCCAACATTCCTGGCAACTAGGAACAATCGAAGGTGAAGTTAGCGCGGGAGAATTTGTTTGGGAGTTCTACTGGTGTTTCCGCCAAGATGAACTTGTGGTAAAACCCTCTATGGGACGAGCTTTAATTCAAGAACCTTTGGGTAGATTTTTAGAGCAGCAAGATTACCAGCTAGAACCAGGAGGGGATTATGCTTTTACTATCCGAGCGCAACTTTAG